The Streptomyces laurentii genome contains a region encoding:
- a CDS encoding N-acetyltransferase GCN5 (Acetyltransferase (GNAT) domain; pfam13302;~Acetyltransferase (GNAT) family; pfam00583;~KEGG: cai:Caci_5173 GCN5-related N-acetyltransferase; manually curated; PFAM: GCN5-related N-acetyltransferase;~N-acetyltransferase GCN5 [Streptomyces violaceusniger Tu4113];~identified by MetaGeneAnnotator; putative) — protein sequence MLRASEARDRAVFVDLFASPEVGTYIGGAQPRERLESAVPEVPGQRPGFFVIDLDGAMIGAITLDPRGPEDPARVSPGAGVTDLGCLLLPEAWGRGFAAEACEAALGWFTAAHPGEPLGLRAQAANDRAMRLAAKLGFAEVERFEAYGAEQWSGVRPPSAR from the coding sequence GTGCTCCGCGCCTCCGAGGCCCGCGACCGCGCGGTGTTCGTCGACCTCTTCGCCTCGCCCGAGGTGGGCACCTACATCGGCGGCGCCCAGCCGCGCGAGCGGCTCGAAAGCGCGGTCCCCGAGGTTCCCGGACAGCGCCCCGGCTTCTTCGTGATCGACCTCGACGGAGCGATGATCGGCGCGATCACGCTCGACCCGCGCGGCCCGGAGGACCCGGCCCGGGTGTCCCCGGGCGCCGGCGTGACCGACCTCGGCTGTCTGCTCCTGCCGGAGGCGTGGGGACGCGGGTTCGCCGCCGAGGCGTGCGAGGCGGCCCTCGGGTGGTTCACCGCCGCGCACCCCGGCGAGCCGCTGGGGCTCCGTGCCCAGGCCGCGAACGACCGCGCGATGCGCCTCGCCGCGAAGCTGGGCTTCGCCGAGGTGGAACGCTTCGAGGCGTACGGCGCCGAGCAGTGGTCCGGAGTCCGGCCGCCCTCCGCCCGCTGA